Sequence from the Piscinibacter sp. HJYY11 genome:
GTTCCTCGGCCGCATCGTGCGCAGCTGGCTTTTCCGCCATGACAAGCGCCACGACCGCACACGACTCCCATGACCATCTCCACGCTCCGCTGGATCGTCAAGAAGACTGCCCGGACCGCGATGGTGCTGGGCAGTTTTGTCAGTGGCTCACTCGCGCTGCGCCGCCTGGCCGGCCGCGGCACCACGACCATCCGCGTGATCACCTACCACCGCTTCGGTGATGCCGTGCGCGACCCATGGTGCGTGAGCGCGGCCGCCTTCGAAGAACAGATGCGCTGGCTGGCCGAGCACAAGCTCGCTGTGTCGCTCGAGCAGGTGGAGCGTTTCGCGCGTGGCGAGATCGACCTGCCCAATGGATCGGTGCTGGTCACGATGGACGATGGCTTCAGCAGCTGGCTGCACATCGCCGCACCCATCCTCCAGCGCCATGGCATTCCTGCAGTGGCCTACGTGACGACGAGCTTCGTGGGCACGACCAGCATCTCGGGCGAGCCTTACCTCACCTGGGACGAGGTGGCCAAGCTGTCGAAGGCCGGTCTCACGATCGGCTCGCATGCCCACATGCACCGCTCGATCGCCAAGCTCACGCCTGAGGAGATCCGCGAAGAAGGCAGCCGCTCGAAGGCGCTGCTGGAGCAGCACGTCGGCGTGCCGGTGAAGTCGTTTGCCTACCCCTTCGGCATGCGCACCGACGAGAGCGAGACCACGGCGCGCGTGCTGTCGGAGTGCGGCTACCACAGCATCTTCATCGCGCAGCACGGCATCCTTCGCAAAGGTGCGCCGCTCGCGCGCCTGCCGCGCGTGAAGGTCGAAGGCGGCGACCGCATGTGGATGTTCAAACTGCTGTGCCGCGGCGGCATGGACGGCTGGAAGCTCGTCGACGACACGCTGTGGAAACTGCAGCGCCCGGCGGCGGCAGAACAGCGGGCATGACCATGGCGACCCCAGAGACCGCTGGCCTGCCCGGCGTGGCCGTCGTCGCGATCGGCCGCAACGAAGGTGAACGCTTGCGCGCCTGCCTGCATTCGGTGGTCCAGTCGGCCGAGTGCGTGGTCTATGTCGATTCCGGTTCCACCGACGATTCGGTGGCGATGGCCAAGGCTCTCGGCGTGCACGTGGTGGTGCTCCCGAGCGACGTGGTCTTCACCGCGGCGCTGGCACGCAACGCGGGCTGGCGCCACGTGCTGGAGCTGGCACCGCACATCGAATTCGTGCAGTTCGTCGATGGTGACTGCGCGGTCGACCCGGCGTGGTTGCAGACCGCGCGTGACTTCCTGGTGAGCCGGCCCGACGTCGCGGCCGTCTGCGGTCGGCGGCGTGAGCGCTACCCCGAGCGCTCCATCTACAACCAGCTCTGCGACCTCGAATGGGGTGCCGCCGCACCGGGTCAGACCAAGGCCTGCGGTGGCGACGTGATGATGCGTGCCGCTCCGCTTGCGGCGGTGGGTGGCTACAACCCCCGCCTCATCGCCGGCGAAGAGCCCGAGCTGTGCGTGCGGCTTCGTGCACAAGGCTGGAAGGTGTGGCGGCTCGATGCCGAAATGACGCTGCACGACGCCGCGATGATGCGCATCGGGCAGTGGTGGAAGCGTTCCATGCGCGCGGGCTACACCTTTGCCGAAGGCGTCCACCTGCATGGGCGGCCGCCTGAGCGCCACCGCGTGGTCGAGTCACGCCGCGCCTGGATCTGGGGCCTTGCGCTGCCGATCGCCGCCGTGCTCGGTGCCTTGGTGGTGAGCCCGTGGCTGCTGCTGATCCTGCTCGTCTACCCGCTGCAGGTGTTGAGGCTGTATGCCGGTTTCCAGGGCCCGTTCCGCGCACGGGCCGCACGTGCCGCGTTCATGGTGATGGGCAAGTTCGCCGAAGCCGCGGGCCAGTTGAAATTCGTGGGCCTGCGGCTGTCCGGCCGCACCGCCCGCTTGATTGAATACAAATGAAGTACATGTCCCTCGGTACCTTTTTCCTCATCCTCAGCAGCGTGGCCATGGCCACCTCTGCCCAGTTGTTGCTGAAGCTCGGCATGAGCCATGCCGCCGTCCGTGCTGCAGTCGAAGGGCGCCAGTGGGGCAGCCTCGTGCAGCAACTGGTCGTGAACCCCTGGGTGGTGACCGGGCTGTCGCTCTACGTGCTCGGCGCTGCGGTGTGGCTGCTGGTGCTGGCCAAGGTCGAACTGAGCCTGGCCTACCCCTTCGTCGGGCTCGGCTTCGTGATCACGATGCTGCTGGGGTGGTGGTTCCTCAACGACGCACTGAACGTGCAGCGGGTGATGGGCACCTTGCTGATCACGGCGGGTGTCGCGCTGGTGGCGAGGGGCGGATGAGCGCCGCGCAGGCCCCGCTTCCGCTGTGCGTCGACTGCGACGGCACGCTGATCCGCAGCGACCTGCTGCACGAATCGGTCTTCCTGCTGCTGAAGTCGTCGTGGCTGACCGTGTTTCGTCTGCCGTTCTGGCTGCTGCGGGGCAAGGCCTACCTGAAACAGCGGCTGTCGGAGCGTGTGCAGCTCGACGCATCGCGCCTGCCGTACAACGATGAAGTGATCAGCCTCGTCCGCCAGGCGCGTGCGGAAGGGCGGACCACGGTGCTGGTGACCGCGTCGCCGCGGCGCCAGGCCGAACAGGTGGCCGAGCACGTCGGGCTCTTCGACCGGGTCGAAGCGACCGATGATGAGGTCAACCTGTCGGGCCAGCACAAGGCCGAGCACCTCGAGAAGATCTACGGTCGCGCCGGGTTCGTCTATGCGGGCAACAGCACGACCGACCTGCCGGTGTGGGCGGCGAGCGGCGGCGCGGTGGTCGTCAGCAATTCCGATTCGCTCAACGAGGCCGCCGCCAAGCGCGCGCCTCTCGTGCAAAGCATCCGGCCGGGTGCGGCGACGCTGAAGTCGTACGTGAAGGCCATCCGCCTGCACCAGTGGCTCAAGAACCTGCTGGTGTTCGTGCCGCTGCTGGCGGCGCACAAGGTGTCGGCAGGTGGCGAAACGCTGGCCGCGGTGCTGGCCTTCTTTGCCTTCGGCCTGTGTGCCTCGGCGGTCTACGTCATCAACGACCTGCTGGACCTCCCGTCCGACCGCTTGCACGCCCGCAAACGCAACCGGCCCTTCGCGTCGGGCGTGATCCCGATCTGGCAAGGCGTGGTGATGGTGCCGGTGCTGCTGCTGGGCTCGGCGCTGCTGTGCACCCAGCTGCCGATCCTTTTTGCGCTGGCCCTCGCGTGCTACTTCCTGCTCACCTGCCTCTACTCGTTCTGGCTCAAGAACCAGGTGGTGGTCGACGTGATGATGCTCACCTCGCTGTACACCATGCGCATCATCGCGGGGGCGGCGGCCACGGCCATCGTGCCGTCGTTCTGGCTGCTGGCGTTCTCGATGTTCATTTTCCTGAGCCTGGCGATCGTCAAGCGCTACTCCGAGATGCTCGTGGCCGTGCAGAACAACAAGCAGCAGGCCGCCGGCCGCGGCTACTACACGAGCGACATGCCGGTGCTGCTCGCGCTCGGCTCGGCGTCCGGCTTCAACGCCATCCTGATCCTGGCGCTGTACGTCAACAGCCCC
This genomic interval carries:
- a CDS encoding polysaccharide deacetylase family protein — its product is MTISTLRWIVKKTARTAMVLGSFVSGSLALRRLAGRGTTTIRVITYHRFGDAVRDPWCVSAAAFEEQMRWLAEHKLAVSLEQVERFARGEIDLPNGSVLVTMDDGFSSWLHIAAPILQRHGIPAVAYVTTSFVGTTSISGEPYLTWDEVAKLSKAGLTIGSHAHMHRSIAKLTPEEIREEGSRSKALLEQHVGVPVKSFAYPFGMRTDESETTARVLSECGYHSIFIAQHGILRKGAPLARLPRVKVEGGDRMWMFKLLCRGGMDGWKLVDDTLWKLQRPAAAEQRA
- a CDS encoding glycosyltransferase family 2 protein, with the translated sequence MTMATPETAGLPGVAVVAIGRNEGERLRACLHSVVQSAECVVYVDSGSTDDSVAMAKALGVHVVVLPSDVVFTAALARNAGWRHVLELAPHIEFVQFVDGDCAVDPAWLQTARDFLVSRPDVAAVCGRRRERYPERSIYNQLCDLEWGAAAPGQTKACGGDVMMRAAPLAAVGGYNPRLIAGEEPELCVRLRAQGWKVWRLDAEMTLHDAAMMRIGQWWKRSMRAGYTFAEGVHLHGRPPERHRVVESRRAWIWGLALPIAAVLGALVVSPWLLLILLVYPLQVLRLYAGFQGPFRARAARAAFMVMGKFAEAAGQLKFVGLRLSGRTARLIEYK
- a CDS encoding EamA family transporter, with amino-acid sequence MSLGTFFLILSSVAMATSAQLLLKLGMSHAAVRAAVEGRQWGSLVQQLVVNPWVVTGLSLYVLGAAVWLLVLAKVELSLAYPFVGLGFVITMLLGWWFLNDALNVQRVMGTLLITAGVALVARGG
- a CDS encoding UbiA family prenyltransferase; the protein is MSAAQAPLPLCVDCDGTLIRSDLLHESVFLLLKSSWLTVFRLPFWLLRGKAYLKQRLSERVQLDASRLPYNDEVISLVRQARAEGRTTVLVTASPRRQAEQVAEHVGLFDRVEATDDEVNLSGQHKAEHLEKIYGRAGFVYAGNSTTDLPVWAASGGAVVVSNSDSLNEAAAKRAPLVQSIRPGAATLKSYVKAIRLHQWLKNLLVFVPLLAAHKVSAGGETLAAVLAFFAFGLCASAVYVINDLLDLPSDRLHARKRNRPFASGVIPIWQGVVMVPVLLLGSALLCTQLPILFALALACYFLLTCLYSFWLKNQVVVDVMMLTSLYTMRIIAGAAATAIVPSFWLLAFSMFIFLSLAIVKRYSEMLVAVQNNKQQAAGRGYYTSDMPVLLALGSASGFNAILILALYVNSPDLGSLYSNVWALWMILPPMLYWISRVWMKAHRGELHDDPVVFAATDRQSWCVALVLAAVLWVATLH